A genomic region of Arachis stenosperma cultivar V10309 chromosome 9, arast.V10309.gnm1.PFL2, whole genome shotgun sequence contains the following coding sequences:
- the LOC130947711 gene encoding putative F-box/LRR-repeat protein 23, whose protein sequence is MDHRSINAGLVKKLNWLDLPGDLTLMIIGKLTTFQILTSVQFVCRKWWRICMDPLMWRTINMCNIGIHNSVDYKLEKMCCHAIDRSCGQLVDISIEYFGTDDLLKYIIDSGCHKLQRLQLVQCFHGISDKGLCEMAEKLPLLEELDITLCLEVSSIALEAIGRRCPLLKSFKYNKNAGGNKEAFAIAQNMSNLRHLQLFKNYLDNSGLSAILDGCPHLESLDLRLCCHVKLEGKLRTRCDKQLKDLRDPDAPCDDFQFWGLCFETAYDDEVFDYENEKRYQKQEAQKREARRINSGSSTGKKNNAKSKSKKKR, encoded by the exons ATGGACCACCGATCCATTAATGCAGGGCTTGTGAAGAAATTAAACTGGTTGGATCTTCCGGGCGATCTCACTTTGATGATCATTGGGAAACTTACCACATTTCAGATCTTAACCAGCGTTCAGTTTGTGTGCCGCAAATGGTGGCGCATCTGCATGGATCCGCTCATGTGGCGCACCATCAACATGTGCAATATTGGGATTCACAATTCGGTGGACTATAAATTGGAGAAGATGTGCTGCCATGCAATTGATCGTAGTTGTGGCCAGTTGGTAGACATAAGTATCGAGTACTTTGGTACCGATGATCTCCTCAAATATATAATTGACTC GGGATGTCATAAATTGCAACGCCTGCAACTTGTTCAATGTTTTCATGGAATTTCAGACAAAGGATTATGTGAGATGGCTGAAAAGCTTCCATTGTTGGAGGAACTTGATATTACCCTTTGTCTCGAAGTATCTAGTATTGCTTTAGAAGCAATTGGCCGACGTTGTCCTCTTCTAAAATCATTCAAGTATAACAAAAATGCTGGCGGTAATAAAGAAGCATTTGCTATTGCACAAAATATGTCAAACTTACGCCACCTCCAACTTTTTAAAAACTACCTCGACAATAGTGGCTTGAGCGCCATTCTTGATGGTTGTCCTCATCTTGAATCTTTGGATTTACGCCTATGTTGTCATGTCAAGTTGGAGGGGAAATTGAGGACAAGATGTGATAAACAATTAAAAGATTTGAGGGATCCAGATGCACCTTGTGATGACTTTCAATTTTGGGGACTTTGCTTTGAAACCGCATACGATGATGAAGTATTTGACTATGAAAATGAGAAGCGGTATCAAAAACAAGAAGCTCAAAAACGAGAAGCAAGAAGAATTAATTCAGGATCAAGTACGGGAAAGAAGAATAATGCTAAATCCAAAAGCAAGAAGAAAcgttga
- the LOC130951270 gene encoding F-box protein SKIP19-like — translation MDYRSILARPAKKINWLDLPHDLTLMIIGKLTTFQILTSVQFVCRIWHRICMDPLMWRTINMCDIGVYDSVDYKLGEMCRHAIDRSCGLLVDITIKYFGTDDLLKYIINSGCYKLRHLRLVKCYRISDKGLCEMAEKLSLLEELDITPCFDVSSIALEAIGRGCPLLKSFKFNNGSICEGNGQAFAIAQNMSNLHHLQLVGNCLDNSGLSAIFDGCSHLESLDLRYCYYVELEGILRTRCDEQLKDFRDPDAPLDFQFWERCYNTTDDDALDEYLHKKRVKKQEAERAEKEKRYTEAENLDEANWEEIYAIWECIKNPRLLYKGLIPRSSRGKKNNAKIKWKKKHGRKECKINNRKSIFYEMKDAHELLQSNVFFL, via the exons ATGGACTATCGATCCATTCTTGCAAGGCCTGCCAAGAAAATAAACTGGTTGGATCTTCCGCATGACCTCACTTTGATGATCATTGGGAAACTTACCACATTTCAGATCTTAACCAGTGTTCAGTTCGTGTGCCGCATATGGCACCGCATCTGCATGGATCCGCTCATGTGGCGCACCATCAACATGTGCGATATTGGTGTGTACGATTCAGTGGACTATAAATTGGGGGAAATGTGCCGCCATGCAATTGATCGTAGTTGTGGCCTGTTGGTAGACATAACTATCAAGTACTTTGGTACCGATGATCTCCTCAAGTATATAATTAACTC GGGATGTTATAAATTGCGACATTTGCGACTTGTTAAATGCTATCGAATTTCAGACAAAGGATTATGTGAGATGGCTGAAAAGCTTTCATTGTTGGAGGAACTTGATATTACCCCTTGTTTCGATGTATCTAGTATTGCTTTAGAAGCAATTGGTCGAGGTTGTCCTCTTCTGAAATCATTCAAATTTAACAATGGTTCTATTTGTGAGGGTAACGGACAAGCATTTGCTATTGCACAAAATATGTCCAACTTACACCATCTCCAACTTGTTGGAAACTGCCTCGACAACAGTGGCTTGAGCGCCATTTTTGATGGTTGTTCTCATCTTGAATCTCTGGATTTACGCTACTGTTACTATGTTGAGTTGGAGGGGATATTGAGGACAAGATGTGATGAACAATTAAAAGATTTCAGAGATCCAGATGCACCCCTTGACTTTCAATTTTGGGAACGATGCTATAACACCACAGACGATGATGCATTAGATGAGTATCTACACAAGAAGAGGGTTAAAAAACAAGAAGCTGAGAGAGCcgagaaagaaaaaagatataCAGAGGCAGAAAATTTGGATGAAGCAAATTGGGAGGAAATATATGCTATATGGGAATGTATTAAAAATCCAAGGTTACTGTATAAAGGATTAATTCCAAGATCAAGTAGGGGAAAGAAGAATAATGCTAAAATCAAATGGAAGAAGAAACATGGAAGAAAGGAATgcaaaattaataaccgaaaaAGCATATTTTATGAAATGAAAGATGCACATGAATTATTGCAGTCTAatgttttctttctttaa